DNA from Thioalbus denitrificans:
TGCGCCGGAGCAGGTCGGGCGAGCCCGTCTCGATGCCGTAGTAGAGCAGCGTCAGGCCGGCCGCACGCAGGGCTTCGAGCTCCCCGGCGCTCTTTCGCAGCAGGTTCGCCGGCAGGGCGTAGCTGGAGACCCGCGCCAGCCGCGGGAAGCGCTCCCGGAGGTGGGCGATGAGGGCCAGCAGGTGGCCGGTGGGCAGGGCCAGGGCGTCGCCGTCGGCCAGGAACACCCGCCGCGCCTCCGGAAACGCGGCGGCGAGCCGGTCGATATCGGCACCCACCTCCGCCAACGGCCGCTCCACGTAGGACTTGCCCTTGTACATGGAGCAGAAGGTGCAGCGGTTGAAGCTGCAGCCCAGGGTCGCCTGCACGATGACGTTGTCGCCCTCGGAAGGGGGGCGATAGAGGGGCATGTCGTAGAAGTCGAGGAAATTCATCGGTCGAGTTTAGTGCACTGCTTCACTCCTGGAGGCACCTTCAGCGAGGCGCCGGCCGGTCAGATGCAAGGCGCGCTTGCGCAGGAAGGGCAGGCCCACTTTCAAGCAGGCGCAACGCCGCAGATGGCCGGCCGGCGCCTCGCCCGCAGGGAGCCCCCCGAAAGCGCCATGACCGCGTTGCAGCGCTGGACAAGGGAAGCGACCATTGCCTGCGCGCCGCGCCTTGTCCTGACGCTCTCGGGGAGGCTCTGAAAGTACCTCCAGGAGTGAAGCAGTACACTAGCACTGCTTGCGGCAGCGCACCAACGCACCAACGCACCAACGCACCAGGACGGTGCGCGAAGGATCCCGCCACGCACAAAAACGGAGCCTTCCCCACGGCCTCCGCACGCTGACGGTGCACATGGAGACCATGGAACGTCATTTGCAGAGCAGGCTCACCTGGACTGACGGCCGCAGGAAGCGCCGCCCAATTCCCTGCTGGAGATCGGCAACACCATGCATATCGACGACACCCTCAGCTTCGTTCTGGCCGGCGGCATCGGTTCGCGCCTGGCCCCGCTGACCGGCGACCGGGCCAAGCCGGCCGTGCCCTTCGGCGGCAAGTACCGCATCATCGACTTCACCCTCGCCAACTGCCTGCACTCGGGATTGCGCCGGGTGCTGGTGCTGACCCAGTACAAGTCCCACTCGCTGCAGAAGCACCTGCGCGACGGCTGGTCCATCTTCAACCCGGAGCTGGGCGAGTACATCACCCCGGTGCCGCCGCAGATGCGCACCGGGGAGCGCTGGTACGCCGGCACCGCCGACGCCATCTACCAGAACCTCTACCTGGTGGAGCGCAGCGGCGCCCGCCACACGCTCATCCTCTCGGGCGACCACATCTACCGCATGGACTACGCCGCCCTGCTCGATTTCCACCGCGCCCATGGCGGGGTGGCGACGGTGGCCTGCATGGAGGTGGGCACCGACGAGGCCCGCTCCTTCGGGGTCATGACCGTGGACGGCGACCACCGCATCACCGCCTTCACCGAGAAACCGCCGCAGCCGCAGTCCCTGCCGGACCGGCCCGGCCGCGCGCTGGTCTCCATGGGCATCTACGTCTTCGACACCGAGCGGCTGATGGAGGAGCTGACCCTCGACCAGGGGCGGGGCGATTCCAGCCACGACTTCGGCCGCGACATCCTGCCGCGGCTCATCGGCGGGCAGCCGGTCTACGCCTACCCCTTCGGCGGCGAAACCGGCCGGGTCAGCCCCGATCGCTACTGGCGCGACGTGGGAACGCTCGACTCCTACTACCGGGCCAACATGGACCTGCTGGAGCCGGTGCCGCCGCTCAACCTCTACCAGCGGGACTGGAACATCCGCAGCTACAGCCGCCAGTGCCCGCCCTCGCGCACCGTGCCCGGAGAGTCCGGCACCGAGGGCATCAGCATCAACGCCATCGTCGCCTCCGGGGTGGTCATCGCCGGCGGCAGCGTGCAGCACTCCATCCTCTTCCCCGAGGTCACCGTCGGCGACGAGTCCCACGTGGAGGACAGCATCCTGTTCGACAACGTCCGGGTGGGGCGCCGGGTACGGCTGCGCAACTGCATCGTCGACAAGCACGTGACCATCCCCGACGGGGAGAGCATCGGCTACGACCGCGAACGGGACGCCGAACGCTTCACCGTCTCCCCCGGCGGGGTGGTGGTGGTGCCGAAGGGCTACCGGTTCGGGTGAGATCCGGCAACCGGGCAGCCCGCGGGGACGCCGGCCCCTAGCGGTAGAACAGCCACACCACCGCCAGGGCGATGGCGTTGCCGGCGGCATGGACGGCCATGCCGGGCAGGAGGCTGCGGAAGCGTTCGAATGCCCATGCCAGCACCAGCCCGCTCCAGAACACGGTGAGGAAGCCGGTGAGGGAGTGGAGGTGCAGCAGGCTGAAGACCGCGGCGGTGGCCAGGGCGGCGGCTCCGGGCCCGCGGCGCGCGCGCAGGGCGGCGTAGGCCAGGCCGCGGAAGCCCAGCTCCTCGAACAGGGGCGACCAAGCCAGGGCATCCACCGCCGCCAGGGCGAAGGCGGCATCGTCGGCCCAGATCCAGCGCTCGTGCAGACCCTCGGCCCAGTGGGGCCCGATGCCCAGCCAGCCGCAGGTCCAGCTGATGAGGATCGCCCCGCCCCATTCCAGCGCCGCCAGCGCCAGCGCCGCGCGCAGCAGCCCGGCGACGCCCGCGCCCTCCAGCGTCAGGCCGAAGGCGGCCCTGAAGCCGAGGCCCCGCGGGCGCAGCAGGTGGCGGTGCAGCAGCCAGAGCAGGGGCAGGGAGGCCAGCAGGGTGCTCCATTGCGCCAGGGGGTTGGGATGCAGCAGCGAGCCCGGCAGCAGGCTGGCCGTGAGCAGAATCAGCACCCCCAGCGCACCGGCCCGGACCGCCACCGCCAGCCCGGTGGCCGGCTCCCAGGGCGGGTCCAGGGCCGCGGCGCGCCAGCGCGGGAGCGGCCGGCCGCGGCCCGTCCGGGCCAGCACCACCAGGCCGGCGCCCAGCAGGGCCGCCGTGGCCGCGGCGATGGCCAGTGTCCGCAGGCGCCACTGGGCGCCGAAGGCGGCCAGGCGCCGCGCGGCGCGGGCCGCCATCTCCGGCTCCCCCGCCTTCTCCCCCACCCTCAGGCGCAGCCGGTCGGCCGCCCAGCCCAGCGGCAGCTGGCGCAGGGCCTGGGCCACCCCCACCGGGATGCCCTGGCCCGATCCCGGGCCATAGGCGTAGGCCACTCCCGCGCAGACGATATCCGCGTCCGGGCCGTCGCAAAGCGTCTCCAGGGCCGCGCCCAGCGCCCCGGGGTCGCCGCGCTCGGCCACCAGCACCAGCAGCCGGCCCTGGGTGTTCTGCAGCGCCCAGGAGGTGGCCGCCTCCGGGTGGGCGCGAAAGTAACCGAGCAGTTCCCGGTAGGCGCCCTCCACCTCCGCGCGCACCTGTTCCGGTGTGCCGAACAGGAGCCGGTAGAGGCCCCGCTCCCAGCCCCGCGCCGCCTCGAACCCCTCGTAGAAGGTGAGGTGGCGCTCCATCACCCGGCCGGCGGACTCCGCCGGATAGGTGAGCTGGGCCAGCTCGGGAATGCGCACGGACTGCAGCCAGCTGAAGCCGGCGAAGAGCAGCAGCAGCGCCGCCGTGACCAGGGTCACCCAGCCGCGGAAGAGCCGCACGGGCGGCAGGGCGGTGAGCGGGGAGGGTTCGGGCGGGGGCATGGCGCCTCGGGAGTTGCCTGACTGGGCTTCACCATTGATGGCACAGCTTGGGCGTTGGCGCCACTGCTATGCTCAGGGTAGGCGCCGCCACCGGTATGAGGAGGATTTGCCGATGCCCGCGAACCATGCCCCTGGAGCGATGGGGAGGGCCTCCATGCGCCTGGCCCGGGGTTGCCTGCTGCTGGCCGCGCTGGCGGGCGCCGGGGCCGGGGCCGCCGACCCGGCGGCGCAGCGCGCCGCCATGGTGCGGATCGTGGCGGAGGATGTCCGTGCCAGCGCGGACTACCTGGGCACCGATCGGCTCGACCCGCGGGTGCTCGATGCGCTCGGCCGGGTCCCGCGCCACGCCTTCGTGCCGCCCGCAGAGCGCGATCAGGCCTACGAGAACCGGCCGCTGCCCATCGGCTGGGGCCAGACCATCTCCCAGCCCTACATCGTGGCGGTGATGACCCACCTGCTGGCGCTGGAGCCGGGCGACCGGGTGTTC
Protein-coding regions in this window:
- the glgC gene encoding glucose-1-phosphate adenylyltransferase — encoded protein: MHIDDTLSFVLAGGIGSRLAPLTGDRAKPAVPFGGKYRIIDFTLANCLHSGLRRVLVLTQYKSHSLQKHLRDGWSIFNPELGEYITPVPPQMRTGERWYAGTADAIYQNLYLVERSGARHTLILSGDHIYRMDYAALLDFHRAHGGVATVACMEVGTDEARSFGVMTVDGDHRITAFTEKPPQPQSLPDRPGRALVSMGIYVFDTERLMEELTLDQGRGDSSHDFGRDILPRLIGGQPVYAYPFGGETGRVSPDRYWRDVGTLDSYYRANMDLLEPVPPLNLYQRDWNIRSYSRQCPPSRTVPGESGTEGISINAIVASGVVIAGGSVQHSILFPEVTVGDESHVEDSILFDNVRVGRRVRLRNCIVDKHVTIPDGESIGYDRERDAERFTVSPGGVVVVPKGYRFG
- a CDS encoding CPBP family intramembrane glutamic endopeptidase, with product MPPPEPSPLTALPPVRLFRGWVTLVTAALLLLFAGFSWLQSVRIPELAQLTYPAESAGRVMERHLTFYEGFEAARGWERGLYRLLFGTPEQVRAEVEGAYRELLGYFRAHPEAATSWALQNTQGRLLVLVAERGDPGALGAALETLCDGPDADIVCAGVAYAYGPGSGQGIPVGVAQALRQLPLGWAADRLRLRVGEKAGEPEMAARAARRLAAFGAQWRLRTLAIAAATAALLGAGLVVLARTGRGRPLPRWRAAALDPPWEPATGLAVAVRAGALGVLILLTASLLPGSLLHPNPLAQWSTLLASLPLLWLLHRHLLRPRGLGFRAAFGLTLEGAGVAGLLRAALALAALEWGGAILISWTCGWLGIGPHWAEGLHERWIWADDAAFALAAVDALAWSPLFEELGFRGLAYAALRARRGPGAAALATAAVFSLLHLHSLTGFLTVFWSGLVLAWAFERFRSLLPGMAVHAAGNAIALAVVWLFYR